One window of Branchiostoma lanceolatum isolate klBraLanc5 chromosome 8, klBraLanc5.hap2, whole genome shotgun sequence genomic DNA carries:
- the LOC136439798 gene encoding spermatogenesis-associated protein 20-like isoform X2, whose protein sequence is MATGGASSSGSRKGGKHKNRLAEEKSPYLLQHCHNPVDWYPWGEDAFKKAKKENKPIFLSVGYSTCHWCHVMERESFESEEVGKIMNEHFVNVKVDREERPDVDKVYMSFIQATSGGGGWPMSVWLTPDLKPIAGGTYFPPKDHMGRPGFSTILTRISEQWKGNKDKLIQQGNMVIDALKELSVSAVDSSATLPGQECVKKCLDQLDNSYDEEFGGFGHAPKFPQPVNFNFLFRVWSSMKCTPEAQRALDMAVETLKFMAKGGMYDHIGQGFHRYSTDRTWHVPHFEKMLYDQGQLAIAYCDAYQITKDPFFADIARDILLYVSRDLSDRQGGFYSAEDADSLPNPGHKTKKEGAFCVWEADEVRNLLGEKLPHYDDMTFADLFAKHYNINRSGNVAFDQDPHGELAGKNVLIVRGSVENTAKAFGLEVAQVEEVLGKCRDILFKVRRKRPPPHRDDKMITAWNGLMISGFSRAAQVLGDAQYLDRAVKAAKFVRKKMYDDSTGKLLRSCYHDPEMDRVTQIANPIDGFADDYAFLIRGLLDLYEASYNEEWVEWAAQLQRKQDELFWDSEGLAYFTVSGDDPSVLIRMKEDQDGAEPSANSVSAGNLLRLASFHDDESWRNKSVQLMTAFGARLAAIPLALPEMVSALIFHQQTPKQVIIAGNPRDRDTKALLQCVHSSFNPNKILIIADGKEHGYLYEKLKVLSTLQKVDGKATAYVCENYACSLPVNTMLELDELLSK, encoded by the exons ATGGCGACGGGCGGGGCATCGAGTTCTGGTTCCAGGAAGGGTGGCAAGCACAAGAACCGACTGGCTGAGGAGAAGTCCCCATACCTGCTGCAGCACTGCCACAACCCTGTGGACTG GTACCCGTGGGGAGAAGATGCCTTCAAGAAGGCTAAGAAAGAGAACAAGCCTATTTTCTTGTCAG TGGGTTACTCCACGTGCCACTGGTGCCATGTGATGGAGAGAGAGTCCTTTGAGAGCGAGGAAGTGGGGAAGATCATGAACGAACACTTTGTTAATGTGAAGGTTGACCGCGAAGAGAGACCTGATGTGGACAAGGTCTACATGTCCTTTATACAG GCGACCAGTGGAGGAGGTGGATGGCCAATGAGCGTAtggttgacccctgacctcaaGCCCATCGCAGGAGGAACGTACTTCCCACCCAAGGACCACATGGGCAGACCAGGATTCAGCACCATCCTGACAAGgatttctgaacaa TGGAAGGGCAACAAGGACAAGTTGATCCAGCAGGGGAACATGGTGATCGATGCCCTGAAGGAGCTGTCTGTGTCAGCCGTGGACAGCTCAGCCACACTACCTGGACAGGAGTGTGTGAAGAAGTGCCTGGATCAACTGGACAACTCGTATGACGAGGAGTTTGGAGGGTTTGGGCATGCACCGAAGTTTCCTCAGCCAG TGAATTTTAACTTCCTGTTCAGAGTGTGGTCGAGCATGAAATGCACTCCTGAGGCTCAGAGGGCACTGGACATGGCAGTGGAAACACTCAAGTTCATGGCCAAGGGAGGCATGTAtgaccacattggacag GGTTTCCATCGCTACTCCACCGACCGCACCTGGCACGTACCTCATTTTGAGAAGATGTTATACGACCAGGGCCAGCTGGCTATAGCATACTGTGATGCGTACCAGATCACCAAGGACCCATTCTTTGCCGACATCGCTCGAGACATTCTGCTGTATGTGTCCAGGGACCTCAGCGATAGG caaggaggtttctACAGTGCAGAAGATGCCGACTCCCTGCCCAACCCTGGGCACAAGACCAAGAAGGAAGGAGCTTTCTGCGTGTGGGAAGCTGATGAGGTTCGCAACCTTCTGGGGGAGAAACTACCGCACTATGATGACATGACCTTTGCTGATCTGTTTGCCAAGCATTACAACATCAACAGGAGTGGCAATGTGGCCTTCGATCAG GACCCACATGGGGAGCTTGCTGGTAAGAACGTCCTGATCGTGCGAGGCTCTGTGGAGAACACTGCCAAGGCTTTTGGCTTGGAGGTGGCTCAGGTGGAGGAAGTGCTGGGCAAGTGCCGGGACATCCTGTTCAAAGTGCGGAGGAAGAGACCACCCCCTCACAGGGATGACAAGATGATCACAGCCTGGAATG GACTGATGATCTCGGGGTTTTCCCGTGCTGCTCAGGTGTTGGGAGACGCCCAGTATCTGGACAGGGCTGTCAAGGCTGCCAAGTTTGTCAGGAAGAAGATGTATGACGATAGCACGGGCAAACTGCTGCGGAGCTGCTACCACGACCCCGAGATGGACCGCGTCACACAGAT AGCCAACCCGATTGACGGGTTTGCGGACGACTATGCGTTCCTGATCCGTGGGCTGTTGGACCTGTACGAGGCCTCCTATAATGAGGAGTGGGTGGAGTGGGCGGCACAGCTGCAGAGGAAGCAGGATGAGCTGTTCTGGGACAGCGAGGGGCTGGCCTACTTCACTGTCTCAGGAGATGATCCTTCTGTACTCATCAGGATGAAGGAAG ACCAGGACGGTGCAGAACCCAGCGCAAACTCGGTGTCTGCTGGAAACCTGTTGAGACTAGCCAGTTTCCATGACGATGAGAGTTGGAGGAATAAGTCTGTGCAGCTGATGACAGCGTTTGGAGCCCGGCTCGCAGCCATCCCCCTGGCTCTGCCGGAAATGGTGTCAGCTCTCATCTTCCACCAGCAGACACCGAAACAG GTCATCATTGCTGGAAATCCAAGAGATCGGGACACCAAGGCCTTGTTACAGTGTGTACACTCCAGCTTCAACCCGAACAAGATCCTCATAATCGCTGATGGCAAGGAGCACGGATACCTGTACGAGAAACTCAAAGTTTTGAGCACGCTCCAAAAAGTTGATGGCAAAGCTACGGCATATGTATGTGAGAACTACGCCTGCTCTCTACCTGTTAATACAATGTTGGAACTGGACGAATTGTTATCGAAGTAA
- the LOC136439798 gene encoding spermatogenesis-associated protein 20-like isoform X1, with protein sequence MSLACRVLSACGRASLQKFCKISGISSISAYNRLVIPIASQNNVIYRQTSLTAVRTMATGGASSSGSRKGGKHKNRLAEEKSPYLLQHCHNPVDWYPWGEDAFKKAKKENKPIFLSVGYSTCHWCHVMERESFESEEVGKIMNEHFVNVKVDREERPDVDKVYMSFIQATSGGGGWPMSVWLTPDLKPIAGGTYFPPKDHMGRPGFSTILTRISEQWKGNKDKLIQQGNMVIDALKELSVSAVDSSATLPGQECVKKCLDQLDNSYDEEFGGFGHAPKFPQPVNFNFLFRVWSSMKCTPEAQRALDMAVETLKFMAKGGMYDHIGQGFHRYSTDRTWHVPHFEKMLYDQGQLAIAYCDAYQITKDPFFADIARDILLYVSRDLSDRQGGFYSAEDADSLPNPGHKTKKEGAFCVWEADEVRNLLGEKLPHYDDMTFADLFAKHYNINRSGNVAFDQDPHGELAGKNVLIVRGSVENTAKAFGLEVAQVEEVLGKCRDILFKVRRKRPPPHRDDKMITAWNGLMISGFSRAAQVLGDAQYLDRAVKAAKFVRKKMYDDSTGKLLRSCYHDPEMDRVTQIANPIDGFADDYAFLIRGLLDLYEASYNEEWVEWAAQLQRKQDELFWDSEGLAYFTVSGDDPSVLIRMKEDQDGAEPSANSVSAGNLLRLASFHDDESWRNKSVQLMTAFGARLAAIPLALPEMVSALIFHQQTPKQVIIAGNPRDRDTKALLQCVHSSFNPNKILIIADGKEHGYLYEKLKVLSTLQKVDGKATAYVCENYACSLPVNTMLELDELLSK encoded by the exons ACAGACTTCTCTGACAGCGGTGAGAACCATGGCGACGGGCGGGGCATCGAGTTCTGGTTCCAGGAAGGGTGGCAAGCACAAGAACCGACTGGCTGAGGAGAAGTCCCCATACCTGCTGCAGCACTGCCACAACCCTGTGGACTG GTACCCGTGGGGAGAAGATGCCTTCAAGAAGGCTAAGAAAGAGAACAAGCCTATTTTCTTGTCAG TGGGTTACTCCACGTGCCACTGGTGCCATGTGATGGAGAGAGAGTCCTTTGAGAGCGAGGAAGTGGGGAAGATCATGAACGAACACTTTGTTAATGTGAAGGTTGACCGCGAAGAGAGACCTGATGTGGACAAGGTCTACATGTCCTTTATACAG GCGACCAGTGGAGGAGGTGGATGGCCAATGAGCGTAtggttgacccctgacctcaaGCCCATCGCAGGAGGAACGTACTTCCCACCCAAGGACCACATGGGCAGACCAGGATTCAGCACCATCCTGACAAGgatttctgaacaa TGGAAGGGCAACAAGGACAAGTTGATCCAGCAGGGGAACATGGTGATCGATGCCCTGAAGGAGCTGTCTGTGTCAGCCGTGGACAGCTCAGCCACACTACCTGGACAGGAGTGTGTGAAGAAGTGCCTGGATCAACTGGACAACTCGTATGACGAGGAGTTTGGAGGGTTTGGGCATGCACCGAAGTTTCCTCAGCCAG TGAATTTTAACTTCCTGTTCAGAGTGTGGTCGAGCATGAAATGCACTCCTGAGGCTCAGAGGGCACTGGACATGGCAGTGGAAACACTCAAGTTCATGGCCAAGGGAGGCATGTAtgaccacattggacag GGTTTCCATCGCTACTCCACCGACCGCACCTGGCACGTACCTCATTTTGAGAAGATGTTATACGACCAGGGCCAGCTGGCTATAGCATACTGTGATGCGTACCAGATCACCAAGGACCCATTCTTTGCCGACATCGCTCGAGACATTCTGCTGTATGTGTCCAGGGACCTCAGCGATAGG caaggaggtttctACAGTGCAGAAGATGCCGACTCCCTGCCCAACCCTGGGCACAAGACCAAGAAGGAAGGAGCTTTCTGCGTGTGGGAAGCTGATGAGGTTCGCAACCTTCTGGGGGAGAAACTACCGCACTATGATGACATGACCTTTGCTGATCTGTTTGCCAAGCATTACAACATCAACAGGAGTGGCAATGTGGCCTTCGATCAG GACCCACATGGGGAGCTTGCTGGTAAGAACGTCCTGATCGTGCGAGGCTCTGTGGAGAACACTGCCAAGGCTTTTGGCTTGGAGGTGGCTCAGGTGGAGGAAGTGCTGGGCAAGTGCCGGGACATCCTGTTCAAAGTGCGGAGGAAGAGACCACCCCCTCACAGGGATGACAAGATGATCACAGCCTGGAATG GACTGATGATCTCGGGGTTTTCCCGTGCTGCTCAGGTGTTGGGAGACGCCCAGTATCTGGACAGGGCTGTCAAGGCTGCCAAGTTTGTCAGGAAGAAGATGTATGACGATAGCACGGGCAAACTGCTGCGGAGCTGCTACCACGACCCCGAGATGGACCGCGTCACACAGAT AGCCAACCCGATTGACGGGTTTGCGGACGACTATGCGTTCCTGATCCGTGGGCTGTTGGACCTGTACGAGGCCTCCTATAATGAGGAGTGGGTGGAGTGGGCGGCACAGCTGCAGAGGAAGCAGGATGAGCTGTTCTGGGACAGCGAGGGGCTGGCCTACTTCACTGTCTCAGGAGATGATCCTTCTGTACTCATCAGGATGAAGGAAG ACCAGGACGGTGCAGAACCCAGCGCAAACTCGGTGTCTGCTGGAAACCTGTTGAGACTAGCCAGTTTCCATGACGATGAGAGTTGGAGGAATAAGTCTGTGCAGCTGATGACAGCGTTTGGAGCCCGGCTCGCAGCCATCCCCCTGGCTCTGCCGGAAATGGTGTCAGCTCTCATCTTCCACCAGCAGACACCGAAACAG GTCATCATTGCTGGAAATCCAAGAGATCGGGACACCAAGGCCTTGTTACAGTGTGTACACTCCAGCTTCAACCCGAACAAGATCCTCATAATCGCTGATGGCAAGGAGCACGGATACCTGTACGAGAAACTCAAAGTTTTGAGCACGCTCCAAAAAGTTGATGGCAAAGCTACGGCATATGTATGTGAGAACTACGCCTGCTCTCTACCTGTTAATACAATGTTGGAACTGGACGAATTGTTATCGAAGTAA